One region of Streptomyces sp. CG4 genomic DNA includes:
- a CDS encoding ribonuclease E/G produces MLEPTEPIEGSELNTPSDTLPPRRRRRASSRPAGPPAAAEAEASTEVTVPAIPAAESDNLVEAEAIEEIEEAEETTVEAVEEAAPAGRPRRRATRRASAPAGSPSAAEAVVPAASAAAETEQPAAVAEGGEAVVGEGAAPRRVRRRATRSVSAPTAAAAEAPTAAVAASDADEAPVTEETPVTEEPAEAASAARPRRRATRRASAPAASPAAAEAAGTTHPDTAASVTAAAAEAEKAQEQPAVEAPAVAVAEEAAPAARPRRRATRRASAPAGAPKAAESAAAETPAVAEPVAAQTPAVAAEAPAVVAPVAESGAAAEVSGDVEEATPRRTRRRATRRASAPAGASRAAEAATESAATEAAPAAEAEKSAEAGAGAHAPEVPVSTPAAEPATAAQEPQATEAQPAAEEAAPRRSRRRVVRPVFGFSEPAQQPAQGAETEAAEAEAPRRPRRPAVAVFQAPVFAEPKFQTPERAAAEAAAEAAEPEEPEEIAEERAEAGSRRRRRRKGAAAEETRAVEAAAEEAEQEAEESAEAAEDLAEGEEAEETEGAEGFEESGSRRRRRRGGRRRRRGDAAEGEGADAEELAAEQAEQDAEDTAEQEEEDAEEARDEAGGSSSSSRRRRRRRRRAGDTSADTEPDEGDPERTVVKVREPRKPSEPSDEVQSIKGSTRLEAKKQRRREGREQGRRRVPIITEAEFLARREAVERVMVVRQHGERTQIGVLEDGVLVEHYVNKEQSTSYVGNVYLGKVQNVLPSMEAAFIDIGKGRNAVLYAGEVNFEALGMANGPRRIESALKSGQSVLVQVTKDPIGHKGARLTSQVSLPGRYLVYVPEGSMTGISRKLPDTERARLKTILKKIVPEDAGVIVRTAAEGASEDELRRDVERLQAQWEDIQKKSKNGNAPTLLYGEPDMTVRVVRDIFNEDFSKVIVSGDDAWDTVHGYVSHVAPDLAERLSKWTSEVDVFATYRIDEQLAKALDRKVWLPSGGSLVIDKTEAMVVIDVNTGKFTGQGGNLEETVTRNNLEAAEEIVRQLRLRDLGGIVVIDFIDMVLESNRDLVLRRLLECLGRDRTKHQVAEVTSLGLVQMTRKRVGQGLLESFSETCVHCNGRGVIVHMEQPTAVGGGGGGKRKKRGRGGDVHEHVHEAAAVAVETGEAVEPEAETVAEVAAEVAAPAALPAPEFAPDEELYSSVAEAEAAATRGRTRRRASRRASAPAGAPKAERAPRAEKAEKTAKEAEKAEAEAAVAAVAMAEPAAEAPKEGAVVPAATAGEAVAEVAAVPQAEAVEEAAPKGRTRRRATRKVSAPAGSPAGAEATVVTVPETAPAAEAPVAQPEAAAPAPVAPVAPVEEAPAESAAPARPRRRAVRQVGAPTVSEEAAVMVVPSAAAEETPVAAEAAEVPAEEAAPAAKKAARKTAKKATAKKAAAKKTTAKKAVAKKTAAKKTTAKKAVKTAAAKSAAKKTTTVSATGDEG; encoded by the coding sequence ATGCTCGAGCCGACCGAACCCATTGAGGGTTCCGAACTGAACACTCCCAGCGACACCCTGCCGCCGCGCAGGCGTCGCCGTGCCTCCTCTCGCCCGGCGGGTCCGCCGGCCGCGGCCGAGGCCGAGGCATCCACCGAGGTGACCGTGCCGGCCATACCGGCCGCGGAGTCCGACAACCTCGTCGAGGCCGAAGCGATCGAAGAGATCGAAGAGGCCGAAGAGACGACGGTTGAGGCCGTCGAGGAAGCCGCGCCCGCCGGCCGTCCGCGCCGCCGGGCGACCCGCCGCGCGTCCGCGCCCGCCGGGTCGCCGTCGGCCGCCGAGGCCGTCGTACCGGCCGCGTCCGCCGCCGCCGAGACCGAGCAGCCCGCTGCCGTCGCCGAGGGCGGCGAGGCCGTCGTCGGCGAGGGTGCCGCGCCGCGCCGCGTCCGCCGCCGCGCCACGCGCAGCGTGTCCGCGCCGACCGCCGCCGCTGCCGAAGCGCCGACCGCTGCCGTTGCCGCTTCCGATGCCGATGAGGCTCCCGTGACCGAAGAGACCCCCGTGACCGAAGAGCCCGCCGAGGCCGCGTCCGCCGCCCGTCCGCGCCGTCGGGCCACGCGCCGCGCGTCCGCGCCCGCCGCGTCGCCGGCCGCCGCCGAGGCCGCCGGGACAACGCACCCGGACACCGCAGCGTCCGTTACGGCCGCTGCTGCCGAGGCCGAGAAGGCGCAGGAGCAGCCCGCCGTCGAGGCGCCCGCCGTCGCGGTCGCGGAAGAAGCCGCGCCCGCCGCCCGTCCGCGCCGTCGTGCGACCCGCCGGGCGTCCGCGCCGGCCGGTGCGCCGAAGGCCGCCGAGTCCGCCGCCGCGGAGACCCCGGCCGTCGCCGAGCCGGTCGCCGCGCAGACCCCGGCCGTCGCCGCCGAAGCTCCCGCTGTCGTGGCCCCCGTGGCCGAGTCCGGCGCTGCCGCCGAGGTGAGCGGTGACGTCGAGGAGGCCACTCCGCGGCGTACCCGCCGCCGGGCCACCCGCCGGGCGTCCGCGCCGGCCGGCGCGTCGAGGGCCGCGGAGGCTGCCACCGAGTCCGCCGCGACCGAAGCCGCGCCCGCCGCCGAGGCCGAGAAGTCCGCCGAGGCCGGTGCCGGGGCGCACGCCCCGGAGGTCCCCGTCAGCACGCCCGCCGCCGAGCCCGCCACCGCCGCGCAGGAGCCGCAGGCCACCGAGGCGCAGCCCGCTGCCGAGGAAGCCGCGCCGCGCCGCAGCCGGCGCCGGGTCGTGCGCCCGGTGTTCGGGTTCTCCGAGCCCGCGCAGCAGCCCGCACAGGGCGCCGAGACCGAGGCCGCCGAGGCCGAGGCCCCGCGTCGTCCGCGTCGCCCCGCCGTCGCCGTCTTCCAGGCGCCGGTGTTCGCCGAGCCGAAGTTCCAGACCCCGGAGCGCGCCGCTGCCGAGGCCGCCGCCGAGGCCGCCGAGCCGGAGGAGCCCGAGGAGATCGCGGAGGAGCGCGCCGAGGCCGGCTCGCGTCGCCGCCGTCGCCGCAAGGGTGCCGCCGCCGAGGAGACGCGCGCCGTCGAGGCCGCCGCCGAGGAAGCGGAGCAGGAGGCCGAGGAGTCCGCCGAGGCGGCCGAGGACCTCGCCGAGGGCGAGGAGGCCGAGGAGACGGAGGGCGCCGAGGGCTTCGAGGAGTCCGGTTCGCGTCGCCGTCGCCGGCGTGGCGGCCGCCGCCGCCGTCGCGGTGACGCCGCCGAGGGCGAGGGCGCGGACGCCGAGGAACTGGCCGCCGAGCAGGCCGAGCAGGACGCCGAGGACACCGCCGAGCAGGAGGAAGAGGACGCCGAGGAGGCCCGTGACGAGGCCGGCGGCTCCAGCTCCAGCAGCCGTCGCCGCCGTCGCCGTCGCCGCCGGGCCGGTGACACGTCCGCGGACACCGAGCCCGACGAAGGCGACCCCGAGCGCACGGTCGTCAAGGTCCGCGAGCCGCGCAAGCCGAGCGAGCCGTCCGACGAGGTGCAGTCCATCAAGGGCTCGACGCGTCTGGAGGCCAAGAAGCAGCGCCGCCGGGAAGGCCGTGAGCAGGGCCGTCGCCGCGTTCCGATCATCACCGAGGCCGAGTTCCTGGCCCGCCGCGAGGCCGTCGAGCGCGTGATGGTCGTGCGCCAGCACGGCGAGCGCACCCAGATCGGCGTGCTCGAGGACGGCGTGCTCGTCGAGCACTACGTCAACAAGGAGCAGTCGACCTCGTACGTCGGCAACGTCTACCTCGGCAAGGTGCAGAACGTGCTGCCGTCGATGGAGGCCGCCTTCATCGACATCGGCAAGGGCCGCAACGCCGTCCTGTACGCCGGTGAGGTCAACTTCGAGGCGCTGGGCATGGCCAACGGCCCGCGCCGCATCGAGTCCGCGCTGAAGTCCGGCCAGTCCGTCCTCGTCCAGGTGACGAAGGACCCGATCGGGCACAAGGGCGCCCGTCTGACCAGCCAGGTCTCCCTCCCGGGCCGCTACCTCGTGTACGTCCCCGAGGGCTCGATGACCGGCATCAGCCGCAAGCTGCCCGACACCGAGCGGGCCCGGCTGAAGACCATCCTCAAGAAGATCGTCCCCGAGGACGCGGGCGTGATCGTGCGCACCGCCGCCGAGGGCGCGAGCGAGGACGAGCTGCGCCGGGACGTCGAGCGGCTGCAGGCGCAGTGGGAGGACATCCAGAAGAAGTCGAAGAACGGCAACGCCCCGACGCTGCTGTACGGCGAGCCGGACATGACCGTCCGGGTCGTGCGCGACATCTTCAACGAGGACTTCTCCAAGGTCATCGTCAGCGGTGACGACGCGTGGGACACCGTCCACGGGTATGTCTCGCACGTCGCGCCGGACCTCGCCGAGCGGCTGTCCAAGTGGACCTCCGAGGTCGACGTCTTCGCCACGTACCGGATCGACGAGCAGCTCGCCAAGGCGCTGGACCGCAAGGTCTGGCTGCCGAGCGGCGGTTCGCTGGTGATCGACAAGACCGAGGCGATGGTCGTGATCGATGTCAACACCGGCAAGTTCACCGGCCAGGGCGGCAACCTCGAAGAGACCGTGACCAGGAACAACCTGGAGGCGGCCGAGGAGATCGTGCGTCAGCTGCGGCTGCGCGACCTGGGCGGCATCGTCGTCATCGACTTCATCGACATGGTCCTGGAGTCCAACCGCGACCTGGTGCTGCGCCGTCTGCTGGAGTGCCTGGGCCGTGACCGTACGAAGCACCAGGTGGCCGAGGTGACCTCGCTGGGCCTGGTGCAGATGACCCGCAAGCGGGTGGGCCAGGGCCTGCTGGAGTCCTTCTCCGAGACCTGCGTCCACTGCAACGGTCGCGGTGTCATCGTGCACATGGAGCAGCCGACGGCCGTCGGTGGCGGTGGTGGCGGCAAGCGCAAGAAGCGCGGCCGGGGCGGTGACGTGCACGAGCATGTGCACGAGGCCGCCGCCGTGGCCGTCGAGACGGGCGAGGCCGTCGAGCCCGAGGCGGAGACGGTTGCCGAGGTGGCCGCCGAGGTCGCCGCGCCGGCCGCCCTGCCCGCGCCCGAGTTCGCGCCGGACGAGGAGCTGTACAGCAGCGTCGCCGAGGCGGAGGCGGCGGCCACCCGTGGCCGTACCCGCCGTCGGGCGAGCCGCCGCGCCTCGGCTCCGGCGGGCGCGCCGAAGGCGGAGCGGGCTCCCAGGGCCGAGAAGGCCGAGAAGACCGCGAAGGAAGCCGAGAAGGCCGAGGCCGAGGCCGCGGTTGCGGCCGTCGCCATGGCCGAGCCGGCCGCCGAGGCGCCGAAGGAAGGGGCTGTCGTCCCGGCGGCCACCGCCGGGGAAGCGGTCGCCGAGGTGGCCGCGGTACCGCAGGCCGAGGCCGTCGAGGAGGCCGCGCCCAAGGGCCGTACGCGCCGTCGTGCGACCCGGAAGGTGTCGGCGCCGGCCGGTTCCCCCGCGGGAGCCGAGGCGACCGTGGTGACGGTGCCCGAGACCGCTCCCGCGGCCGAGGCACCGGTGGCACAGCCGGAGGCCGCGGCACCGGCTCCGGTCGCTCCGGTCGCTCCGGTCGAGGAGGCGCCCGCGGAGAGCGCCGCCCCGGCCCGCCCGCGCCGTCGTGCCGTGCGCCAGGTCGGCGCGCCGACCGTGTCCGAGGAGGCGGCCGTCATGGTCGTACCGTCGGCCGCGGCGGAGGAGACCCCGGTCGCCGCGGAGGCGGCCGAGGTGCCGGCCGAGGAGGCCGCTCCGGCGGCCAAGAAGGCGGCCCGCAAGACCGCCAAGAAGGCCACGGCGAAGAAGGCCGCCGCTAAGAAGACCACGGCCAAGAAGGCGGTGGCCAAGAAGACGGCCGCGAAGAAGACCACGGCCAAGAAGGCGGTCAAGACGGCTGCCGCGAAGTCGGCGGCGAAGAAGACCACCACGGTCTCCGCCACCGGCGACGAGGGCTGA
- the rplU gene encoding 50S ribosomal protein L21: MYAIVRSGGRQHKVAVGDIVEVDKISTAKVGDTVELSTLLVVDGDAVTSDPWVLAGIKVQAEVVDHHKGQKIDILRYKNKTGYRRRQGHRQQYTAIKVTSIPTAAK; encoded by the coding sequence GTGTACGCCATCGTGCGCAGCGGTGGTCGCCAGCACAAGGTTGCTGTCGGCGACATCGTTGAGGTTGACAAGATTTCCACCGCCAAGGTTGGCGACACGGTCGAGCTCTCGACCCTGCTCGTTGTCGACGGCGACGCCGTGACCAGCGACCCGTGGGTGCTGGCCGGCATCAAGGTCCAGGCCGAGGTCGTGGACCACCACAAGGGCCAGAAGATCGACATTCTGCGCTACAAGAACAAGACCGGCTACCGCCGTCGGCAGGGCCACCGCCAGCAGTACACGGCGATCAAGGTCACGTCGATCCCCACGGCTGCGAAGTAA
- the rpmA gene encoding 50S ribosomal protein L27, with protein MAHKKGASSTRNGRDSNAQRLGVKRFGGQVVNAGEILVRQRGTHFHPGAGVGRGGDDTLFALQAGAVEFGTHRGRKVVNIVPVA; from the coding sequence ATGGCACACAAGAAGGGCGCATCGTCCACCCGGAACGGTCGCGACTCCAATGCCCAGCGGCTCGGCGTGAAGCGCTTCGGCGGTCAGGTCGTCAACGCGGGTGAGATCCTGGTCCGCCAGCGCGGCACCCACTTCCACCCCGGCGCCGGTGTCGGCCGTGGCGGCGACGACACGCTGTTCGCCCTGCAGGCCGGTGCGGTGGAGTTCGGTACGCACCGTGGCCGCAAGGTCGTGAACATCGTTCCGGTCGCCTGA
- the obgE gene encoding GTPase ObgE, with translation MTTFVDRVELHVAAGNGGHGCASVHREKFKPLGGPDGGNGGRGGDVILTVDQSVTTLLDYHHSPHRKATNGKPGEGGNRSGKDGLDLVLPVPDGTVVLDKAGNVLADLVGHGTSYIAAQGGRGGLGNAALASARRKAPGFALLGEPGDLRDVVLELKTVADVALVGYPSAGKSSLISVLSAAKPKIADYPFTTLVPNLGVVTAGSTVYTIADVPGLIPGASQGKGLGLEFLRHVERCSVLVHVLDTATLESERDPLSDLDVIEEELRQYGGLDNRPRIVVLNKVDVPDGKDLAEMVRPDLEARGYRVFEVSAVAHIGLRELSFALGELVAKARAAKPKEEATRIVIRPKAVDDAGFTVTREEIGGEPLFRVRGEKPERWVRQTDFNNDEAVGYLADRLNRLGVEEQLMKAGARNGDGVAIGPEDNAVVFDWEPTVMAGAEMLGRRGEDHRFDAERPAAQRRRDKQAERDEALREYDEFDPFE, from the coding sequence ATGACCACCTTCGTGGACCGCGTCGAACTGCATGTCGCCGCGGGTAACGGAGGTCACGGCTGTGCCTCCGTACACCGCGAGAAGTTCAAGCCGCTCGGCGGCCCGGACGGCGGCAACGGCGGGCGGGGCGGTGACGTCATCCTCACCGTCGACCAGTCGGTGACGACGCTGCTCGACTACCACCACTCGCCGCACCGCAAGGCCACCAACGGCAAGCCCGGCGAGGGCGGCAACCGGTCGGGGAAGGACGGGCTGGACCTGGTCCTCCCCGTGCCGGACGGGACCGTCGTCCTCGACAAGGCGGGCAACGTCCTCGCCGACCTGGTCGGCCACGGCACCTCGTACATCGCCGCGCAGGGCGGCCGCGGCGGCCTCGGCAACGCGGCGCTGGCCTCGGCCCGCCGCAAGGCGCCCGGCTTCGCGCTGCTCGGCGAGCCCGGTGACCTGCGGGACGTCGTCCTGGAGCTGAAGACCGTCGCGGATGTGGCGCTCGTCGGCTACCCGAGCGCCGGCAAGTCCTCGCTGATCTCGGTGCTGAGCGCGGCCAAGCCGAAGATCGCCGACTATCCCTTCACGACCCTGGTGCCGAACCTCGGTGTCGTGACGGCCGGTTCGACCGTCTACACCATCGCCGACGTGCCGGGTCTGATCCCGGGCGCCAGCCAGGGCAAGGGCCTGGGCCTGGAGTTCCTGCGGCATGTGGAGCGGTGCAGCGTGCTGGTGCACGTGCTGGACACCGCGACCCTGGAGTCCGAGCGCGACCCGCTCTCCGACCTCGACGTCATCGAGGAGGAGCTGCGGCAGTACGGCGGCCTCGACAACCGGCCCCGGATCGTCGTCCTGAACAAGGTCGACGTACCGGACGGCAAGGACCTCGCCGAGATGGTCCGCCCCGACCTGGAGGCCCGCGGCTACCGCGTCTTCGAGGTGTCGGCCGTCGCCCACATCGGGCTGCGCGAGCTGTCGTTCGCGCTCGGTGAGCTGGTCGCCAAGGCGCGCGCCGCGAAGCCGAAGGAGGAGGCGACCCGGATCGTCATCCGGCCCAAGGCCGTGGACGACGCGGGCTTCACCGTCACCCGCGAGGAGATCGGCGGCGAGCCGCTGTTCCGGGTGCGTGGCGAGAAGCCCGAGCGCTGGGTGCGCCAGACCGACTTCAACAACGACGAGGCCGTCGGCTACCTCGCCGACCGGCTCAACCGCCTCGGCGTGGAAGAGCAGCTGATGAAGGCGGGCGCCCGCAACGGCGACGGCGTCGCCATCGGCCCCGAGGACAACGCGGTCGTCTTCGACTGGGAGCCGACGGTCATGGCCGGCGCGGAGATGCTCGGCCGCCGTGGCGAGGACCACCGCTTCGACGCGGAGCGTCCCGCGGCCCAGCGCCGCCGGGACAAGCAGGCCGAACGGGACGAGGCGCTGCGCGAGTACGACGAGTTCGATCCGTTCGAGTGA
- a CDS encoding alkaline phosphatase, with the protein MTAPSPDRRRFLAAGAAVLGAAACAQPWLPGTARATGPPLPDSPFTLGVTSGDPLPDGIVLWTRLAPDPLHGGGMPDAVCPVEWELAEDERFRRTVRRGIAQARPELGHSVHVDVRGLRPDRPYWYRFRAGGQLSPAGRTRTAPHAHQRGGALRVALASCQNWQHGYFTPYADMLAQDPDLVLFVGDYIYETAPTSTAVRRHEGAGEPYTLVEYRNRYAQYRTDPDLAAMHASAPWVVTFDDHEVDNDWAGEVPQDPDKQSHDAFVARLTAAFQAYWEHMPVRASAVPHGPHIRMYRRLEFGRLARLNVLDTRQFRTDQATTQQGAEAPSMTMLGAGQKRWLLDGLHGSPARWNLIASQIMMAETDLLPGDGKLWSYDSWDGYQVERNALLAEFAGIRNPVVLSGDRHLTMISDLKEDFADPDAGVVGTEFVGTSVSSNGDQDEAAFHAQWDPLKADNPHWKMIDCHRGYHLFDIRRDGIDAQVRVVDTVVRPQATARTPARLRVECDEPGVQVV; encoded by the coding sequence ATGACCGCACCATCGCCCGATCGCCGCCGCTTTCTGGCCGCCGGGGCCGCCGTGCTCGGCGCCGCGGCCTGTGCCCAGCCGTGGCTGCCGGGCACGGCCCGCGCCACCGGCCCGCCGCTGCCGGACAGCCCGTTCACTCTCGGCGTCACCTCCGGCGACCCGCTGCCCGACGGCATCGTGCTGTGGACCAGACTCGCACCCGACCCGCTGCACGGCGGTGGCATGCCCGACGCGGTCTGCCCCGTGGAGTGGGAACTCGCCGAGGACGAGCGGTTCCGCCGGACCGTCCGCCGGGGGATCGCCCAGGCCCGGCCCGAACTCGGCCACAGCGTCCATGTGGACGTGCGCGGGCTGCGCCCGGACCGCCCCTACTGGTACCGCTTCCGGGCCGGCGGGCAGCTCTCGCCCGCCGGCCGCACCCGCACCGCGCCGCACGCGCACCAGCGGGGCGGTGCGCTGCGCGTCGCCCTCGCCTCCTGCCAGAACTGGCAGCACGGCTACTTCACGCCGTACGCCGACATGCTGGCCCAGGACCCCGACCTCGTGCTCTTCGTCGGCGACTACATCTACGAGACGGCGCCCACCTCGACGGCGGTACGGCGACACGAGGGCGCGGGCGAGCCGTACACCCTCGTCGAGTACCGCAACCGGTACGCCCAGTACCGCACCGACCCCGACCTCGCCGCCATGCACGCGAGCGCCCCCTGGGTGGTCACCTTCGACGACCACGAGGTCGACAACGACTGGGCCGGCGAGGTCCCGCAGGACCCGGACAAGCAGTCGCACGACGCGTTCGTGGCCCGGCTGACGGCGGCCTTCCAGGCGTACTGGGAGCACATGCCGGTGCGCGCGAGCGCCGTCCCGCACGGCCCGCACATCCGGATGTACCGCCGGCTGGAGTTCGGCCGGCTGGCGCGGCTGAACGTCCTGGACACCCGGCAGTTCCGCACCGACCAGGCGACCACGCAGCAGGGCGCCGAGGCGCCGTCGATGACGATGCTGGGTGCCGGGCAGAAGCGGTGGCTGCTGGACGGGCTGCACGGCTCCCCGGCCCGCTGGAATCTGATCGCCTCTCAGATCATGATGGCCGAGACCGATCTGCTGCCCGGCGACGGCAAGCTCTGGTCCTACGACTCCTGGGACGGCTACCAGGTCGAACGCAACGCCCTGCTGGCGGAGTTCGCCGGCATCCGCAATCCGGTCGTGCTCAGCGGCGACCGGCATCTGACGATGATCAGCGATCTCAAGGAGGACTTCGCCGACCCCGACGCGGGTGTCGTCGGCACCGAGTTCGTCGGTACGTCCGTCTCCAGCAACGGCGACCAGGACGAGGCCGCCTTCCACGCCCAGTGGGACCCGCTGAAGGCGGACAACCCGCACTGGAAGATGATCGACTGCCACCGCGGCTACCACCTCTTCGACATCCGCCGCGACGGCATCGACGCACAGGTCCGCGTCGTCGACACCGTCGTCCGACCGCAGGCCACGGCGCGCACGCCGGCCCGGCTGCGGGTGGAGTGCGACGAGCCCGGCGTTCAGGTGGTCTGA